Proteins encoded together in one Perognathus longimembris pacificus isolate PPM17 chromosome 8, ASM2315922v1, whole genome shotgun sequence window:
- the Cmpk2 gene encoding UMP-CMP kinase 2, mitochondrial encodes MAPPPRYALELPGGALLHFAVGGAGGAGEAGAPAARPDPRLAAWLGPPGRSYSLCAPAGAGGERVRAARRLQRLRGQLQRAPFRGCQLRPLLGYGPGPGPGGGGLQPGFLLRDPRGGADTRRALRDLVGACPEPGRPHLGEFEADARGALWQRLWAPPGGGPARGARSPVLPVPEPPPLHPAVPDLHRSVVFRDRDAASAVLRECTSFIPEAQAVLDLVDQCPRQVRKGKFQVIAIEGLDATGKTTVTQSVSASLNAVLLQSPPPCIRQWRQIFDEEPPIIRRAFYSLGNYLVASEIAKESIVGPVIVDRYWHSTAAYAIAAELSGGPQHLPPARHPVYQWPGDLLKPDLVLLLTVSPEERVQRLRGRGLEQTREEAELEANSIFRQKVQQAYQRMENPSCLAVDASPSREEVLQTVLQRIRTPAD; translated from the exons ATGGCTCCGCCGCCCCGCTACGCGCTGGAGCTGCCGGGCGGCGCCCTGCTGCACTTCGccgtggggggcgcggggggcgcgggggaggcGGGCGCCCCCGCTGCGCGCCCCGACCCCCGCCTGGCCGCGTGGCTGGGGCCCCCGGGACGCAGCTACTCGCTGTGCGCGCCCGCGGGCGCCGGCGGGGAGCGGGTGCGGGCGGCCCGGCGGCTCCAGCGCCTGCGCGGGCAGCTGCAGCGCGCGCCCTTCCGAGGCTGCCAGCTGCGCCCGCTGCTGGGCtacggccccggccccggccccggcggcggcggcctgcAGCCCGGCTTCCTGCTGCGGGACCCCCGGGGCGGCGCCGACACCCGCCGCGCCCTGCGGGACCTGGTGGGCGCCTGCCCGGAGCCCGGGCGCCCGCACCTGGGCGAGTTCGAGGCGGACGCGCGGGGCGCCCTGTGGCAGCGGCTCTGGGCGCCCCCGGGCGGCGGGCCGGCGCGGGGGGCCCGCTCGCCGGTCCTGCCCGTCCCGGAGCCTCCGCCGCTGCACCCGGCCGTGCCCGACCTGCACCGCTCGGTGGTCTTCCGGGACCGGGACGCCGCCAGCGCCGTGCTGCGGGAG TGCACTTCCTTCATCCCGGAAGCCCAGGCAGTGCTAGACCTGGTTGACCAGTGCCCGAGGCAGGTCCGGAAAGGAAAGTTCCAGGTCATTGCCATTGAAGGACTGGATGCCACAG GTAAAACCACAGTGACGCAGTCGGTCTCCgcgtccctcaatgccgtcctCTTGCAGTCGCCGCCCCCGTGCATCAGGCAGTGGAGGCAAATCTTTGATGAAGAGCCACCCATCATAAGAAGAGCATTTTACTCTTTGGGCAATTACCTTGTAGCTTCTGAAATAGCCAAAGAATCCATCGTGGGTCCTGTGATTGTAGACAG GTACTGGCACAGCACGGCCGCCTACGCCATCGCCGCGGAGCTGAGCGGGGGCCCGCAGCACCTGCCCCCGGCCCGTCACCCCGTGTACCAGTGGCCGGGGGACCTGCTCAAGCCCGACCTGGTCCTCCTGCTCACCGTGAGCCCCGAGGAGAGGGTGCAGAGGCTGCGGGGCCGAGGCCTGGAGCAGACCCGGGAGGAGGCGGAGCTCGAGGCCAACAGCATCTTCCGTCAGAA GGTGCAGCAGGCCTACCAGCGGATGGAGAACCCGAGCTGCCTGGCGGTGGACGCCAGCCCCTCCAGGGAGGAGGTCCTGCAGACGGTTCTACAGCGGATCCGAACCCCCGCCGATTAG